The following coding sequences lie in one Arabidopsis thaliana chromosome 3, partial sequence genomic window:
- a CDS encoding transcription initiation factor TFIID subunit (Protein of unknown function, DUF584) (Protein of unknown function, DUF584; CONTAINS InterPro DOMAIN/s: Protein of unknown function DUF584 (InterPro:IPR007608); BEST Arabidopsis thaliana protein match is: Protein of unknown function, DUF584 (TAIR:AT5G60680.1); Has 332 Blast hits to 332 proteins in 20 species: Archae - 0; Bacteria - 0; Metazoa - 0; Fungi - 0; Plants - 332; Viruses - 0; Other Eukaryotes - 0 (source: NCBI BLink).), which yields MATATRKSYYQRPSHRFLPTDRTYNVTGDSEFEFDESDLYSNRSDSPEFRRKLITSNRKSSPATVTTTTVASSLPMNVQNWSKILGKENRKSIENDDDGGEGKLPPHEYLAKTRMASFSVHEGIGRTLKGRDMSRVRNAILEKTGFLD from the coding sequence atgGCGACAGCGACGAGAAAGAGCTATTACCAACGCCCGAGTCATCGCTTCCTTCCAACAGATCGGACTTACAACGTCACCGGAGATTCAGAATTCGAGTTCGACGAGTCTGATCTATACTCTAACCGCTCCGATTCGCCTGAATTTCGTCGGAAACTCATCACATCAAACCGTAAATCGTCTCCGGCAACCGTAACCACCACTACAGTAGCTTCTTCACTTCCGATGAACGTACAGAACTGGTCTAAGATTCTCGGGAAAGAGAATCGGAAAAGCATCGAAAACGATGACGATGGCGGCGAAGGAAAATTGCCGCCGCATGAGTATTTGGCGAAGACGAGAATGGCTTCGTTCTCTGTGCATGAAGGAATTGGGAGGACATTGAAAGGAAGAGATATGAGTAGGGTGAGAAATGCAATTTTGGAAAAGACTGGGTTCTtagattaa
- a CDS encoding Serine protease inhibitor (SERPIN) family protein (Serine protease inhibitor (SERPIN) family protein; FUNCTIONS IN: serine-type endopeptidase inhibitor activity; INVOLVED IN: biological_process unknown; LOCATED IN: cellular_component unknown; EXPRESSED IN: sperm cell; CONTAINS InterPro DOMAIN/s: Protease inhibitor I4, serpin, plant (InterPro:IPR015554), Protease inhibitor I4, serpin (InterPro:IPR000215); BEST Arabidopsis thaliana protein match is: Serine protease inhibitor (SERPIN) family protein (TAIR:AT2G25240.1); Has 6658 Blast hits to 6597 proteins in 478 species: Archae - 68; Bacteria - 377; Metazoa - 5173; Fungi - 11; Plants - 343; Viruses - 470; Other Eukaryotes - 216 (source: NCBI BLink).), translating into MELGKSMENQTDVMVLLAKHVIPTVANGSNLVFSPMSINVLLCLIAAGSNCVTKEQILSFIMLPSSDYLNAVLAKTVSVALNDGMERSDLHLSTAYGVWIDKSLSFKPSFKDLLENSYNATCNQVDFATKPAEVINEVNAWAEVHTNGLIKEILSDDSIKTIRESMLILANAVYFKGAWSKKFDAKLTKSYDFHLLDGTMVKVPFMTNYKKQYLEYYDGFKVLRLPYVEDQRQFAMYIYLPNDRDGLPTLLEEISSKPRFLDNHIPRQRILTEAFKIPKFKFSFEFKASDVLKEMGLTLPFTHGSLTEMVESPSIPENLCVAENLFVSNVFHKACIEVDEEGTEAAAVSVASMTKDMLLMGDFVADHPFLFTVREEKSGVILFMGQVLDPSIH; encoded by the exons aTGGAGTTGGGAAAATCAATGGAGAATCAAACCGACGTCATGGTATTACTAGCAAAGCATGTCATCCCTACCGTTGCCAACGGCTCCAACCTTGTCTTCTCACCAATGTCAATCAACGTTTTGCTCTGCCTGATTGCCGCTGGTTCCAACTGCGTCACCAAAGAACAAATCTTATCATTCATCATGTTACCCTCATCGGATTACCTCAACGCAGTCTTAGCGAAAACCGTATCTGTTGCCTTAAATGATGGAATGGAGAGAAGTGACTTGCACTTATCTACGGCTTATGGTGTATGGATTGACAAATCTTTATCCTTCAAACCTTCCTTTAAAGATCTTTTGGAGAACTCCTATAACGCTACTTGTAATCAAGTTGACTTCGCAACCAAG CCTGCTGAAGTGATTAATGAAGTGAATGCATGGGCTGAAGTCCACACCAATGGACTCATCAAAGAGATTCTTTCAGACGATTCTATCAAGACTATCCGTGAAAGTATGCTAATACTTGCTAATGCAGTGTACTTCAAAGGAGCTTGGAGCAAAAAATTTGATGCAAAGTTAACAAAAAGTTAcgattttcatcttcttgacgGCACCATGGTGAAAGTCCCCTTCATGACCAATTACAAGAAGCAATACCTAGAATATTATGATGGTTTCAAAGTTTTGCGTCTTCCTTATGTAGAAGATCAACGTCAATTCGCCATGTACATTTATCTTCCTAATGATAGAGATGGATTACCTACTCTTCTTGAGGAAATAAGCTCCAAACCCCGATTTCTTGATAACCATATTCCGCGCCAACGTATATTAACGGAAGCTTTCAAGATTCCAAAGTTTAAGTTCTCTTTCGAGTTTAAAGCTTCAGATGTTTTGAAGGAAATGGGGCTGACTTTACCATTTACACATGGTAGTCTAACCGAGATGGTTGAGTCGCCTTCCATTCCCGAGAATCTATGCGTCGCTGAGAATTTGTTCGTCTCAAATGTTTTTCACAAAGCTTGCATTGAGGTGGATGAAGAGGGAACTGAAGCTGCAGCCGTTTCTGTTGCCAGCATGACAAAGGACATGTTGTTGATGGGAGATTTCGTAGCTGATCATCCATTTCTATTCACagtgagagaagagaagagtggaGTGATTTTGTTCATGGGTCAAGTTCTTGATCCTTCAATACATTAA
- a CDS encoding hydroxyproline-rich glycoprotein family protein (hydroxyproline-rich glycoprotein family protein; BEST Arabidopsis thaliana protein match is: unknown protein (TAIR:AT5G60630.1); Has 9394 Blast hits to 3408 proteins in 532 species: Archae - 18; Bacteria - 1025; Metazoa - 764; Fungi - 595; Plants - 1828; Viruses - 505; Other Eukaryotes - 4659 (source: NCBI BLink).): MKLEFIIVAMMLSLVLVSGEILTKSSPAPSPDLADSPLIHASPPSKLGSHNSPAESPIEYSSPPEPETEHSPSPSPANSPSVSPPLPNDSQSPSSSASPSPSPEASDVNHSDITGIEGEKLPSGSGGGMSGGKKVGVAFGAIAAVCVVGVAGFVYKKRQENIRRSRYGYAAREIL; encoded by the coding sequence atgaAGCTCGAATTCATTATTGTTGCTATGATGCTAAGTCTCGTACTCGTCTCCGGTGAGATTTTAACTAAATCCTCACCGGCTCCGTCACCGGATCTAGCAGATTCGCCTTTAATCCACGCATCACCACCATCGAAACTCGGATCTCATAATTCTCCAGCGGAATCTCCAATTGAATACTCTTCTCCTCCAGAGCCTGAAACAGAACACTCTCCATCTCCTTCTCCGGCGAATTCTCCATCGGTTTCTCCACCATTACCGAATGATTCTCAATCTCCTTCTTCGTCTGCTTCTCCGTCTCCGTCACCGGAAGCTAGCGATGTGAATCACAGTGATATTACTGGGATCGAAGGGGAGAAGTTGCCGTCGGGAAGCGGTGGAGGAATGAGCGGCGGGAAGAAAGTTGGAGTTGCTTTTGGAGCGATTGCGGCGGTTTGTGTGGTTGGAGTCGCCGGATTTGTGTACAAGAAACGGCAAGAGAATATTCGCAGGTCTCGTTACGGTTACGCCGCCAGAGAGATTCTGtaa
- the GRIK1 gene encoding geminivirus rep interacting kinase 1 (geminivirus rep interacting kinase 1 (GRIK1); CONTAINS InterPro DOMAIN/s: Calcium/calmodulin-dependent protein kinase kinase (InterPro:IPR020657), Protein kinase, ATP binding site (InterPro:IPR017441), Serine/threonine-protein kinase domain (InterPro:IPR002290), Serine/threonine-protein kinase-like domain (InterPro:IPR017442), Protein kinase-like domain (InterPro:IPR011009), Serine/threonine-protein kinase, active site (InterPro:IPR008271), Protein kinase, catalytic domain (InterPro:IPR000719), Calcium/calmodulin-dependent protein kinase-like (InterPro:IPR020636); BEST Arabidopsis thaliana protein match is: geminivirus rep interacting kinase 2 (TAIR:AT5G60550.1); Has 35333 Blast hits to 34131 proteins in 2444 species: Archae - 798; Bacteria - 22429; Metazoa - 974; Fungi - 991; Plants - 531; Viruses - 0; Other Eukaryotes - 9610 (source: NCBI BLink).): MFCDSFAFAQVMSCFGCFGGSERSRHSPNPYDDDTYSHDSGETSNPGGDDEEGEEEEEVEELSRSKRSEEILKCKLQNGLVCRQFPVKETNKLTRGEDEDGNKTINEFVRERKIGSGSYGKVVLYRSTVDDKHYAIKAFHKSHLSRLRVAPSETAMGDVLREVMIMKTLEHPNIVNLIEVIDDPEFDDFYMVLEYVDGKWAYDDSGPPGALGEITARKYLRDVVAGLMYLHAHNVIHGDIKPDNLLVTSTGRVKIGDFSVSQVFKDDDDQLRRSPGTPVFTAPECCLGITYSGRSADTWAVGVTLYCMILGQYPFLGDTLQDTYDKIVHNPLIIPEGLNPRLRDLIEGLLCKDPNQRMTLKAVAEHPWITGEDGAISEYCCWCKRKAEEEEDQNHS; the protein is encoded by the exons ATGTTTTGTGATAGTTTTGCATTTGCCCAAGTGATGAGTTGCTTCGGGTGTTTTGGTGGCTCTGAGAGATCAAGACATTCACCAAATccatatgatgatgatacataTTCCCATGATAGTGGTGAAACCAGCAATCCGggaggagatgatgaagaaggagaagaggaagaggaagtagAGGAGCTAAGTCGTTCCAAACGATctgaagaaattttgaaatgtaaaCTACAAAATGGACTAGTCTGCAGGCAGTTTCCAGTCAAGGAAACTAATAAACTTACACGCGGAGAG GATGAAGATGGAAACAAGACAATAAATGAGTTTGTTCGTGAGCGTAAAATTGGATCTGGTAGTTATGGGAAAGTG GTTCTCTATCGAAGCACTGTCGATGACAAGCATTATGCTATTAAG GCTTTTCACAAGTCACATTTATCGAGGCTACGGGTTGCACCTTCAGAAACTGCTATGGGTGATGTTCTTCGTGAG GTTATGATTATGAAAACCCTGGAGCATCCTAATATCGTTAATCTCATTGAGGTGATTGATGACCCtgagtttgatgatttttacATGG TTCTCGAATATGTTGATGGAAAATGGGCCTATGATGATTCTGGACCACCGGGTGCTCTCGGAGAAATTACTGCTAGAAAGTACTTGCGCGATGTAGTTGCCGGCCTCATGTACCTTCATGCTCAT AATGTAATTCATGGTGACATCAAACCTGACAATTTACTGGTTACTAGTACCGGGAGAGTGAAAATAGGAGATTTCAGTGTCAGCCAAGTATTCAAA gatgatgatgatcaactCCGTAGATCACCCGGCACTCCTGTCTTTACTGCCCCAGAATGTTGTTTAGGTATAACATACAGTGGAAGATCTGCAGATACGTGGGCAGTAGGAGTTACTTTGTATTGTATGATTTTAGGACAATACCCATTTCTGGGTGATACACTTCAAGATACTTATGACAAG ATTGTTCACAACCCGTTGATAATACCGGAAGGACTCAATCCTCGTCTAAGGGACTTGATCGAAGGTCTCCTTTGCAAAG ATCCAAACCAGAGGATGACGTTGAAAGCTGTGGCGGAGCATCCATGGATCACAGGAGAAGACGGGGCTATTTCGGAATACTGTTGTTGGTGCAAACGcaaagctgaagaagaagaagatcaaaaccATAGCTGA
- the GRIK1 gene encoding geminivirus rep interacting kinase 1 (geminivirus rep interacting kinase 1 (GRIK1); CONTAINS InterPro DOMAIN/s: Protein kinase, ATP binding site (InterPro:IPR017441), Calcium/calmodulin-dependent protein kinase kinase (InterPro:IPR020657), Serine/threonine-protein kinase domain (InterPro:IPR002290), Serine/threonine-protein kinase-like domain (InterPro:IPR017442), Protein kinase-like domain (InterPro:IPR011009), Serine/threonine-protein kinase, active site (InterPro:IPR008271), Protein kinase, catalytic domain (InterPro:IPR000719), Calcium/calmodulin-dependent protein kinase-like (InterPro:IPR020636), Tyrosine-protein kinase, catalytic domain (InterPro:IPR020635); BEST Arabidopsis thaliana protein match is: geminivirus rep interacting kinase 2 (TAIR:AT5G60550.1).): MFCDSFAFAQVMSCFGCFGGSERSRHSPNPYDDDTYSHDSGETSNPGGDDEEGEEEEEVEELSRSKRSEEILKCKLQNGLVCRQFPVKETNKLTRGEDEDGNKTINEFVRERKIGSGSYGKVVLYRSTVDDKHYAIKAFHKSHLSRLRVAPSETAMGDVLREVMIMKTLEHPNIVNLIEVIDDPEFDDFYMVLEYVDGKWAYDDSGPPGALGEITARKYLRDVVAGLMYLHAHNVIHGDIKPDNLLVTSTGRVKIGDFSVSQDDDDQLRRSPGTPVFTAPECCLGITYSGRSADTWAVGVTLYCMILGQYPFLGDTLQDTYDKIVHNPLIIPEGLNPRLRDLIEGLLCKDPNQRMTLKAVAEHPWITGEDGAISEYCCWCKRKAEEEEDQNHS, translated from the exons ATGTTTTGTGATAGTTTTGCATTTGCCCAAGTGATGAGTTGCTTCGGGTGTTTTGGTGGCTCTGAGAGATCAAGACATTCACCAAATccatatgatgatgatacataTTCCCATGATAGTGGTGAAACCAGCAATCCGggaggagatgatgaagaaggagaagaggaagaggaagtagAGGAGCTAAGTCGTTCCAAACGATctgaagaaattttgaaatgtaaaCTACAAAATGGACTAGTCTGCAGGCAGTTTCCAGTCAAGGAAACTAATAAACTTACACGCGGAGAG GATGAAGATGGAAACAAGACAATAAATGAGTTTGTTCGTGAGCGTAAAATTGGATCTGGTAGTTATGGGAAAGTG GTTCTCTATCGAAGCACTGTCGATGACAAGCATTATGCTATTAAG GCTTTTCACAAGTCACATTTATCGAGGCTACGGGTTGCACCTTCAGAAACTGCTATGGGTGATGTTCTTCGTGAG GTTATGATTATGAAAACCCTGGAGCATCCTAATATCGTTAATCTCATTGAGGTGATTGATGACCCtgagtttgatgatttttacATGG TTCTCGAATATGTTGATGGAAAATGGGCCTATGATGATTCTGGACCACCGGGTGCTCTCGGAGAAATTACTGCTAGAAAGTACTTGCGCGATGTAGTTGCCGGCCTCATGTACCTTCATGCTCAT AATGTAATTCATGGTGACATCAAACCTGACAATTTACTGGTTACTAGTACCGGGAGAGTGAAAATAGGAGATTTCAGTGTCAGCCAA gatgatgatgatcaactCCGTAGATCACCCGGCACTCCTGTCTTTACTGCCCCAGAATGTTGTTTAGGTATAACATACAGTGGAAGATCTGCAGATACGTGGGCAGTAGGAGTTACTTTGTATTGTATGATTTTAGGACAATACCCATTTCTGGGTGATACACTTCAAGATACTTATGACAAG ATTGTTCACAACCCGTTGATAATACCGGAAGGACTCAATCCTCGTCTAAGGGACTTGATCGAAGGTCTCCTTTGCAAAG ATCCAAACCAGAGGATGACGTTGAAAGCTGTGGCGGAGCATCCATGGATCACAGGAGAAGACGGGGCTATTTCGGAATACTGTTGTTGGTGCAAACGcaaagctgaagaagaagaagatcaaaaccATAGCTGA
- a CDS encoding ECA1 gametogenesis related family protein (ECA1 gametogenesis related family protein; LOCATED IN: endomembrane system; BEST Arabidopsis thaliana protein match is: ECA1 gametogenesis related family protein (TAIR:AT3G45245.1); Has 19 Blast hits to 19 proteins in 2 species: Archae - 0; Bacteria - 0; Metazoa - 0; Fungi - 0; Plants - 19; Viruses - 0; Other Eukaryotes - 0 (source: NCBI BLink).), with the protein MQRMWVTIMLALIVLSISIQTKGNEKVNDLARAPSLTLAPQSENGVLPKPLPCLNDFKLISNCTKAVKHFQIKRVTKNCCIILLNLPEDCFGRLFAMKWIYRTVLTIACKALGYIK; encoded by the coding sequence ATGCAAAGAATGTGGGTGACGATCATGTTAGCTTTGATAGTACTATCAATATCTATACAAACAAAGGGAAATGAGAAAGTAAATGATCTTGCTCGTGCTCCCTCGTTGACACTAGCACCTCAATCAGAGAATGGAGTATTGCCTAAGCCTCTACCTTGTTTAAACGACTTTAAACTAATTTCAAATTGTACAAAAGCAGTGAAGCATTTCCAAATCAAAAGGGTCACAAAAAACTGTTGTATCATCCTACTCAATCTTCCAGAAGATTGTTTTGGTCGTTTATTCGCCATGAAGTGGATCTATCGTACTGTCCTTACGATTGCTTGCAAAGCACTAGGTtacattaaataa